One Ahaetulla prasina isolate Xishuangbanna chromosome 1, ASM2864084v1, whole genome shotgun sequence DNA window includes the following coding sequences:
- the LOC131188479 gene encoding zinc finger protein 318-like isoform X2 has protein sequence MTGSTNSTKSSEPQYLYRPDEAPAMPKKSILKKRVEDHSVQPEVFSSSSSSIKEPPLLSNHSSLPQHSSVAPFSLEVENFLKQFNKSAVAESTSKETQGSEPDWRPFSGSHQNTLPAEQNSENFLKQKEPHESTSESVDHPGDFLLPHERASQDGSGFSRILGILGAMADSNNTEEKKRNSFPDDLEDEEKFLYGDDDDNDCNTSSPSTQKLTLSDGKESVSQKVGSLPPSSVKPESLNESRPEYEKIHNLLKTIGLDIGVTEIGKLAARTQERLHGKKSSRSPDRYSGASSKPETWERRRNRSETYSPESNQKHTLSPTASYSLSKVIPSVTKSDHNTSKMLGRDNPVDTVEQSVPPLSLIPSAPPSLPNLTPTPTSVSQYRLSPFSPFPTPQLPQNYPPPTMAPPGYDAYGHYMAYAASGWPMYAQQTDPGLTDMHGLVTLSVPPNPTRPNLRVIETVSTSKGTPDLKRDDSVLVQIPTVAPYSKLHSPFSQPSLRGSKERMSDEKNRASRKQKVVEEIEKLKAEQEARQKKLHYLRAELNRLSKQQGELLRKKRREKDGHKDPLLIEVNRLQDNIAKEIAQLKMNADAAEKKQSELDKVAQILGINISEKSRKLSSESKDSSENARIQEKTSDLIKESKTNSDRIKGKSPKPMESSSQPLQGTSIYDYYDTGNHWCKDCNTTCGTMFDFFTHMHNKKHRQTLDPYNRPWAAKTQNETKQEVTKRIDKIPVPAKGSEFLIPVTGYYCQLCSEFFGDQISAEQHVKSHLHNEKYKKHVDENPLYEERRNLDHQAGLSVIQETERRLRRKLCEKQKEEKDEKTTKTVKKEEIKNIKELGEENNEYEISKKKEISNGEKCGIQLKLKKDDKEMEKEERKEESEKESKLTTFGKFSWRKSERDEKNQGKDTAGFKEESPEEGKESKSQSGKQNSKPIAIKLSGKTVIPHTSPWTPVVSTSSQTKIRPNLPIPVMVLRKTAVTTVSKPAPLNTFLSIKSSGTTAKPLPVVKEGNPDIVLAPDIISKAFGGEVVVLKGSQEDIKDTKEEAEEGKHESEAKAVEHANVTKAQEHAEVVAKAQAKARELAAMVKEQDVSHVTKGTEQSLERPHRRPPLLPLPPGPPLSLSVPQPPPIVFAPQPPPPPKQLVILADDMAPGVSEDDKNILEMPMCPRPLPPPTVFGEHVKKLKKNNSSLAAGNAKDLYDIFYNSSGRNPAESKLVNSAISEKGKLNPTEKEKNTSLQVNSKPSCNPFSEESLCSVYTSSSRNSETEEVKDEKMMTTDEITELKTSVERDLENVSFSDIQSTLSEADDLARSTSYPFHNEEEVGIPVPSEFNKKSSKLEKNELAVQIEKMSPLPLDDFNELSASLETAEHDISNDETVTQFSEISKDLPETISDSVQNDSYSIELPIDLKLDTKECNGGESPQPSEVQYSDSELNKVELDSFLTNNEQEDLNGSQLKDGEDFSVVNVLESEEITNENFVNVTAIITTEEKHEQISPFPLSYETKELQVEKTEVLDSISSTNEIKPNYVEFMFIKHDTQTFSASDLELSGTEERTAVETESTDFSTLQPEMSQESLDPLPTEIRIGHLGEVTLSFTDLNTEVLNTSTADNFDLNNTYPELSFEQSTTFSLDLENKGISPKSDETKAMDSPSLKPNLELEPIDFTLGNITVEHEVVDILPTVILNEENAESPKLEVVAPICLESSKMSELDTDQPVLESEIINFVAFTSDDQEDKFCSVISDAAHVVSSASKGDMTEVSMPLDQLQDMSSVSMPQPPFSSKGDTSDKLLWSCGGENVQNQTVTCMESILPKLMESGEVGGSGDSELYSLKNQMQTSIDKLTMTEEEKNDDKCEVKNKLASEVTDKSAEHLSWTSSH, from the exons ATGACTGGTTCAACTAATTCAACGAAATCTTCTGAACCTCAGTACCTTTATAGACCTGATGAGGCACCAGCAATGCCCAAAAAATCTATTTTGAAGAAACGTGTGGAAGATCATTCAGTACAG cctGAAGTCTTTTCTAGCAGTTCTTCCTCTATTAAAGAGCCCCCACTTCTTTCAAATCATTCTTCTTTGCCCCAGCATAGTAGTGTTGCTCCTTTTTCATTGGAGGTAGAGAATTTCCTCAAACAATTCAACAAAAGTGCAGTTGCAGAGTCTACCAGTAAGGAAACTCAAGGCAGTGAGCCTGACTGGAGGCCATTTTCTGGTTCACATCAAAATACACttcctgctgaacaaaactctgaaaattttttaaaacaaaaagagcCTCATGAGTCAACATCAGAGTCTGTTGACCACCCTGGTGATTTCCTGCTTCCTCATGAAAGAGCCAGCCAGGATGGAAGTGGCTTTTCACGTATTCTGGGCATTTTGGGGGCTATGGCAGATTCTAATAAtacggaagaaaaaaaaaggaacagtttTCCTGATGACCTTGAGGATGAAGAGAAATTTCtttatggtgatgatgatgataatgattgtAATACCAGCTCTCCATCTACTCAAAAACTAACATTGAGTGATGGGAAGGAATCTGTAAGCCAAAAAGTAGGTTCTCTACCTCCTTCATCTGTAAAACCagaatcattaaatgaatccagacCAGAGTATGAGAAGATTCACAATTTGCTTAAAACTATTGGTCTTGACATTGGGGTGACCGAAATAGGTAAACTTGCTGCTCGTACTCAGGAACGTCTTCATGGGAAAAAATCATCTCGTTCACCTGATCGTTATTCAGGAGCTTCTTCCAAACCAGAAACGTGGGAGAGGCGTCGCAATCGCAGTGAAACTTATTCTCCAGAATCAAACCAGAAGCACACTCTCTCACCTACTGCTTCTTATTCATTATCTAAAGTTATACCCTCTGTTACAAAATCGGACCACAATACAAGCAAAATGTTAGGAAGAGATAATCCTGTTGACACAGTTGAGCAATCTGTTCCTCCACTATCTCTAATTCCATCAGCTCCACCATCTCTTCCTAATTTGACACCTACACCCACCTCTGTTTCCCAATACAGACTTTCACCCTTTTCACCTTTTCCTACACCACAATTACCACAAAACTATCCTCCTCCCACAATGGCTCCTCCTGGCTATGATGCATATGGACACTACATGGCTTATGCAGCTTCAGGCTGGCCCATGTATGCTCAGCAGACTGACCCTGGGCTTACAGATATGCATGGGCTTGTCACACTATCAGTGCCACCAAATCCAACACGGCCCAATCTTAGAGTTATTGAGACAGTTTCCACATCCAAAGGGACTCCTGATCTCAAAAGAGATGACTCTGTGCTTGTGCAAATCCCCACAGTAGCTCCTTATTCAAAATTACATTCTCCGTTCTCTCAACCTTCACTAAGAGGTTCCAAGGAAAGAATGTCTGATGAAAAAAATCGAGCTTCTAGGAAACAAAAG GTAGTAGAGGAAATTGAGAAGTTGAAAGCTGAACAAGAAGCACGGCAAAAAAAACTACATTATCTCAGAGCTGAATTAAACAGACTTTCGAAACAACAAG GGGAATTGCTGCGGAAGAAACGGAGGGAGAAGGATGGACATAAAGACCCTTTGCTAATAGAAGTAAACCGACTGCAAGACAACATTGCAAAGGAAATAGCTCAGCTGAAGATGAATGCTGATGCTGCAGAGAAGAAACAATCTGAACTTGACAAGGTAGCCCAGATCCTGGGGATTAATATTTCTGAGAAATCCCGGAAACTATCTTCAGAAAGTAAAGACTCTTCAGAAAACGCAAGGATTCAGGAGAAAACTTCTGATCTAATCAAG gaaTCAAAAACTAATAGTGACAGAATCAAGGGAAAAAGTCCTAAGCCTATGGAATCTTCTTCACAACCATTGCAAGGGACCAGTATTTATGACTACTATGATACAGGGAACCATTGGTGTAAAGATTGCAATACTACCTGTGGAACTATGTTTGATTTCTTCACACATATGCATAATAAGAAACATAGACAG ACCCTGGATCCATATAACAGACCCTGGGCAGCAAAGACGCAAAATGAAACAAAGCAGGAAGTCACCAAACGAATTGACAAAATACCTGTCCCAGCCAAAG GTTCTGAATTTCTTATCCCAGTCACTGGATATTACTGCCAACTCTGCAGTGAATTCTTTGGAGACCAGATATCAGCAGAACAACATGTCAAAAGTCATCTACATAATGAGAAATATAAG AAACATGTGGATGAGAATCCTCTCTATGAAGAAAGACGGAATCTGGATCATCAGGCAGGATTGTCTGTGATTCAGGAAACTGAACGCAGGCTGAGACGGAAACTGTgtgaaaaacaaaaagaggaaaaagatgaGAAGACAACAAAAAcagtaaagaaagaagaaataaagaatataaaagaaCTTGGAGAGGAGAATAATGAATATGAAattagtaaaaagaaagaaatctctaATGGTGAAAAATGTGGGATTcaacttaaattgaagaaagatgacaaagaaatggagaaggaagagagaaaagaggaatcTGAAAAGGAGTCAAAACTAACCACTTTTGGAAAATTCAGttggagaaagagtgagagagatgaaAAAAATCAGGGGAAAGATACAgctggttttaaagaagagagccCTGAGGAAGGTAAAGAAAGTAAGTCCCAATCTGGAAAGCAAAATTCAAAGCCCATTGCAATTAAGTTATCTGGAAAAACCGTCATTCCACATACAAGCCCCTGGACACCAGTTGTTTCAACTTCCTCGCAAACCAAAATCCGCCCCAATTTACCAATCCCAGTGATGGTTCTAAGGAAGACTGCAGTTACAACAGTAAGCAAGCCAGCACCCCTAAATACTTTTTTGTCGATAAAATCTTCTGGCACCACTGCCAAACCTCTGCCGGTTGTCAAAGAGGGAAATCCAGACATTGTTTTGGCACCAGATATTATATCAAAAGCATTTGGGGGAGAAGTAGTAGTTTTAAAGGGATCACAGGAGGATATAAAAGATACAAAGGAAGAAGCAGAGGAAGGCAAGCATGAAAGTGAGGCAAAGGCCGTGGAACATGCAAATGTAACGAAGGCCCAGGAGCATGCAGAGGTGGTGGCAAAAGCTCAGGCAAAAGCCAGGGAGCTTGCAGCAATGGTGAAAGAACAAGATGTCTCGCATGTGACAAAAGGAACTGAGCAATCTCTTGAGAGGCCACATAGGCGCCCTCCTCTACTGCCACTGCCTCCAGGACCACCATTGTCACTATCTGTACCACAGCCACCACCAATAGTATTTGCTCCTCAACCCCCTCCGCCACCAAAACAACTGGTTATCCTGGCAGATGATATGGCACCCGGTGTATCTGAGGATGATAAGAACATATTGGAAATGCCCATGTGTCCTCGCCCCTTGCCACCGCCAACTGTTTTTGGGGAGCAtgttaaaaaattaaagaaaaataactcTTCTCTGGCTGCAGGCAATGCTAAAGATCTGTATGACATTTTTTACAACAGTAGTGGAAGGAATCCAGCAGAAAGCAAGCTAGTGAATTCTGCAATTTCAGAAAAAGGAAAATTGAATCCTACCGAGAAGGAGAAAAATACAAGTCTACAGGTAAATTCCAAGCCAAGTTGTAATCCTTTTTCAGAAGAATCTCTTTGCAGTGTGTACACTTCCTCGTCTAGGAACTCAGAAACAGAGGAAGTAAAAGATGAGAAAATGATGACAACTGATGAAATTACTGAACTCAAAACCAGTGTGGAGAGGGACCTAGAAAATGTCTCCTTTTCAGATATACAGTCTACATTGTCAGAAGCAGATGATTTAGCAAGAAGTACCTCTTATCCATTCCATAATGAGGAAGAAGTGGGAATTCCTGTTCCATCTGAATTTAACAAGAAATCATctaaacttgaaaaaaatgagTTAGCTGTGCAGATAGAAAAAATGAGCCCTCTTCCTTTGGATGACTTTAATGAGCTATCTGCCAGCCTTGAGACAGCAGAACATGACATTTCTAATGATGAGACTGTCACACAATTCTCAGAAATCTCTAAGGATCTTCCGGAAACTATATCTGATTCTGTGCAAAATGACAGTTATTCTATAGAATTACCAATTGATCTAAAACTAGACACTAAGGAATGCAATGGTGGGGAAAGTCCTCAGCCTTCAGAAGTCCAGTATTCAGATTCAGAGCTAAATAAAGTTGAATTAGACTCTTTCCTTACAAACAATGAACAAGAGGATTTGAATGGTTCTCAGTTAAAAGATGGTGAGGATTTCAGTGTAGTTAATGTTCTAGAATCTGAAGAGATTACAAATGAGAACTTTGTTAATGTAACAGCAATAATTACCACAGAAGAGAAACATGAACAAATCAGTCCATTCCCACTAAGCTATGAAACCAAGGAACTCCAAGTGGAAAAAACAGAAGTGTTGGATAGTATTTCTTCTACAAATGAAATTAAACCTAATTATGTGGAATTCATGTTTATAAAACATGATACACAAACATTTTCTGCCTCTGATTTGGAATtaagtggcactgaagaaagaacAGCTGTAGAAACAGAAAGTACTGATTTTTCAACACTTCAGCCAGAAATGAGTCAAGAATCACTAGATCCTCTTCCAACAGAAATCCGTATTGGGCATCTTGGAGAGGTGACTCTTTCCTTCACAGATTTGAATACTGAAGTATTGAATACCTCAACAGCTGATAATTTTGACTTAAACAATACATATCCAGAACTTAGTTTTGAACAGTCTACTACTTTTTCCCTGGATTTGGAAAATAAAGGAATCTCCCCAAAATCTGATGAAACAAAGGCTATGGACTCTCCCAGCCTGAAACCAAATTTGGAATTAGAACCCATTGATTTCACTCTGGGAAATATTACAGTGGAACATGAAGTGGTGGATATTCTGCCAACTGTAATTTTAAATGAGGAGAATGCAGAGAGTCCAAAGTTAGAAGTGGTTGCACCTATTTGTTTAGAGTCCAGCAAAATGAGCGAGTTGGACACTGACCAACCAGTGCTTGAATCTGAGATAATTAATTTTGTTGCATTTACCTCTGATGATCAAGAGGATAAATTTTGCTCAGTAATTTCAGATGCAGCACATGTGGTGTCTTCTGCATCAAAGGGTGACATGACAGAAGTAAGTATGCCCCTTGATCAATTGCAGGATATGTCTTCTGTTTCCATGCCCCAACCCCCATTTAGTAGCAAAGGAGACACTTCTGATAAGCTGTTGTGGAGCTGTGGTGGGGAAAATGTACAAAACCAAACTGTGACATGCATGGAATCCATCCTTCCAAAACTAATGGAATCTGGAGAAGTGGGGGGTTCAGGTGACAGTGAATTGTACAGTCTCAAGAATCAGATGCAGACATCCATAGATAAACTAACAATgacagaggaagaaaagaatgatGATAAATgtgaagttaaaaataaattggcTTCAGAAGTAACTGACAAATCTGCAGAGCACCTG tctTGGACTTCCAGCCATTAA